The proteins below are encoded in one region of Streptomyces roseirectus:
- a CDS encoding dodecin, giving the protein MSNHTYRVTEIVGTSPESVDQAVRNGIARAAQTLRNLDWFEVTQVRGQIENGEVAHWQVGLKVGFRLEEES; this is encoded by the coding sequence ATGTCGAACCACACATACCGGGTCACCGAGATCGTCGGCACCTCCCCCGAGAGCGTGGACCAGGCCGTCCGCAACGGCATCGCCCGAGCCGCCCAGACCCTGCGCAACCTCGACTGGTTCGAGGTGACCCAGGTACGCGGCCAGATCGAGAACGGGGAGGTGGCGCACTGGCAGGTGGGACTGAAGGTGGGGTTCCGGCTGGAGGAGGAGAGCTGA
- the egtD gene encoding L-histidine N(alpha)-methyltransferase has protein sequence MSPFLLTRTLPEGATDAALRADVLRGLTAHPKWLPPKWFYDARGSELFDRITELPEYYPTRAEREILLTRAPEIAAASGARTLVELGSGSSDKTRHLLAALRDLDTYVPVDVSESALTQAGAGLLAEHPELTIHALIADFTAALDLPATPGPRLLAFLGGTIGNLVPAERTAFLAAVRALLSPGDTFLLGTDLVKDEATLVRAYDDSAGVTAAFNKNVLDVVNRELGADFHPGSFDHVALWDRDHEWIEMRLRSRTAQTVKVPALDLAVDFAPGEEMRTEVSAKFREAGITAELAAAGLDLTHWWTDTAGRFALSLSTAR, from the coding sequence GTGAGCCCGTTCCTCCTCACCCGCACCCTGCCCGAGGGCGCCACCGACGCGGCGCTGCGCGCGGACGTCCTGCGCGGTCTGACCGCGCACCCCAAGTGGCTGCCGCCGAAGTGGTTCTACGACGCGCGGGGCAGTGAACTCTTCGACCGGATCACGGAGTTGCCCGAGTACTACCCGACCAGGGCCGAGCGCGAGATCCTGCTCACCCGTGCGCCGGAGATCGCCGCCGCGTCCGGCGCGCGCACCCTGGTCGAGCTGGGCTCGGGCTCCTCGGACAAGACCCGCCACCTCCTCGCGGCACTCCGGGACCTCGACACGTACGTCCCCGTGGACGTCAGCGAGAGCGCCCTCACCCAGGCCGGCGCGGGCCTCCTCGCGGAGCATCCGGAGCTGACCATCCACGCCCTGATCGCCGACTTCACCGCCGCCCTCGACCTCCCGGCCACCCCGGGGCCGCGTCTCCTCGCGTTCCTCGGCGGCACGATCGGCAACCTCGTCCCCGCCGAACGCACCGCCTTCCTCGCCGCCGTCCGCGCGCTCCTCTCCCCCGGCGATACGTTTCTCCTCGGTACGGACCTGGTCAAGGACGAGGCCACGCTGGTCCGCGCGTACGACGACTCCGCCGGGGTCACCGCCGCGTTCAACAAGAACGTCCTGGACGTCGTCAACCGTGAACTCGGTGCCGACTTCCACCCGGGCTCGTTCGACCATGTCGCCCTCTGGGACCGGGACCACGAGTGGATCGAGATGCGGCTGCGTTCGCGCACCGCGCAGACGGTCAAGGTGCCGGCCCTCGATCTCGCGGTCGACTTCGCGCCGGGCGAGGAGATGCGGACGGAGGTCTCCGCGAAGTTCCGCGAGGCGGGCATCACGGCCGAGCTGGCCGCCGCGGGGCTCGACCTCACGCACTGGTGGACCGACACCGCCGGCCGCTTCGCCCTCTCCCTCTCCACCGCCCGCTGA
- a CDS encoding DUF4157 domain-containing protein: protein MRHTTASRRGTDREQAEPHTPVRGPRFPAGSPGALQRTIGNAAVARMIARERGRDREAPAPGGREATGGDATRGEVAGEAAVREAARAAGRGGRRLPGGVRTTMENAFGTSLDHVRVSVDERAAASIDAKAYTVGHTIVVQNASVLRDTETMAHEIHHTTQHDAPAGLSDPDGRWEREAADAGARVARGQSVQCAADSGAGHEGDAVQRRVGFEFESQWRVRDHNDLTEEDEQNYHDEVAEQKALGGAQILVMLTAPRSAHASRLLDEAEQATPAQDLRDSWLAPLAGGNRGEYQLTDEGAARIDRLRQESPEEYEKLLPEAQHALRTKKVIREPPVRGRDIPKADSVGGGRNYQLTSDVSPTGGSGLEWVTDPLNTRDEAVEVMDTITAVSAALDSRQGEESFPLDDVVVEGFTANPGIMVFPMGGALDYTPQMTGGFKLGELPRLVEYLNAPAKAPGLLGRAAHDRRKEAQQDLHREGIGKVDGIRRTARELADALPEEATGGQPTDGLVGLITLIGSYLDYGTRLEGSGNSKSIAGGLMSRTSFAHNFTLLPHPLRVYFRTKPAEFVTFALQAAGLPVDGTDPLYNTAVEHGDAGRRERRQIPLTRAEWLKGIPVGQDLLRNYKHLTEAEKIQVGDRKDDWDHIHSSLGALGSVDDKVGKPGSEEVALVAELRRIPGGARTADLKPLALAAFDLVQRLNEGKSLDYKKKR from the coding sequence ATGCGGCACACCACAGCGTCCCGGCGCGGCACCGACCGCGAACAGGCCGAGCCGCACACCCCCGTTCGCGGCCCCCGGTTCCCGGCGGGCTCACCGGGCGCCCTGCAACGGACGATCGGGAACGCGGCCGTCGCCCGGATGATCGCCCGGGAACGCGGCCGTGACCGCGAGGCGCCCGCGCCCGGGGGCCGGGAGGCCACAGGCGGCGACGCCACACGCGGCGAGGTCGCCGGCGAGGCCGCCGTCCGGGAAGCCGCGCGGGCCGCCGGGCGCGGTGGACGCCGGCTGCCGGGCGGGGTGCGGACGACCATGGAGAACGCGTTCGGCACCAGCCTCGACCACGTCCGGGTCTCCGTCGACGAGCGGGCCGCCGCGAGCATCGACGCCAAGGCGTACACCGTCGGCCACACCATCGTCGTCCAGAACGCGAGCGTCCTGCGCGACACCGAGACGATGGCCCACGAGATCCACCACACCACCCAGCACGACGCGCCCGCCGGACTCAGCGACCCCGACGGCCGCTGGGAGCGCGAGGCGGCGGACGCGGGGGCGAGGGTCGCGCGCGGACAGAGCGTGCAGTGCGCCGCAGACAGCGGTGCGGGGCACGAGGGGGACGCGGTCCAGCGGCGGGTGGGGTTCGAGTTCGAGTCGCAGTGGCGGGTGCGGGACCACAACGACCTGACGGAGGAGGACGAGCAGAACTACCACGACGAGGTCGCGGAGCAGAAGGCCCTCGGCGGCGCACAGATCCTGGTGATGCTGACAGCCCCTCGGTCGGCACACGCCTCCCGACTGCTCGACGAGGCTGAACAGGCCACGCCCGCGCAGGACTTGAGGGACAGCTGGCTCGCCCCGCTGGCCGGGGGCAATCGCGGCGAGTATCAGCTCACCGACGAGGGCGCGGCCCGGATCGACCGGCTGCGGCAGGAGTCCCCCGAAGAGTACGAGAAGCTCCTGCCCGAAGCCCAGCATGCGCTGCGCACCAAGAAGGTGATCCGGGAGCCCCCTGTTCGCGGCCGCGACATCCCCAAGGCGGACAGCGTCGGCGGCGGCAGGAACTACCAGCTCACCTCGGACGTCAGCCCGACGGGAGGCTCGGGCCTGGAATGGGTGACCGATCCGCTGAACACCCGGGACGAGGCCGTGGAAGTGATGGACACGATCACCGCGGTCTCGGCCGCTCTGGACAGCCGGCAGGGCGAGGAATCCTTCCCGCTCGACGACGTCGTGGTCGAGGGCTTCACGGCGAACCCCGGCATCATGGTGTTCCCGATGGGCGGCGCCCTCGACTACACACCGCAGATGACCGGCGGTTTCAAACTGGGCGAACTGCCCCGGCTGGTGGAGTACCTCAACGCCCCGGCCAAGGCTCCCGGCCTTCTCGGACGCGCCGCTCACGACCGGCGCAAGGAGGCCCAGCAGGACCTGCACAGGGAGGGCATCGGCAAGGTCGACGGCATCCGCCGGACAGCCCGGGAACTGGCCGATGCCCTCCCCGAGGAGGCCACGGGCGGACAACCCACGGACGGGCTGGTGGGGCTGATCACCCTGATCGGCAGCTATCTCGACTACGGCACCCGCCTGGAAGGCAGTGGGAACTCGAAGTCGATCGCGGGCGGCCTGATGTCCCGGACCTCCTTCGCCCACAACTTCACACTGCTGCCCCACCCGCTGCGGGTGTACTTCCGCACGAAACCGGCCGAGTTCGTCACGTTCGCCCTCCAGGCGGCCGGGCTTCCGGTGGACGGAACCGATCCGCTCTACAACACCGCTGTCGAGCACGGGGACGCCGGCCGTCGTGAGCGCAGGCAGATCCCGCTGACCCGCGCCGAGTGGCTGAAGGGCATACCGGTCGGCCAGGATCTGCTGCGCAACTACAAGCACCTCACCGAGGCGGAGAAGATCCAGGTCGGCGACCGCAAGGACGACTGGGACCACATCCACAGCTCCCTGGGCGCGCTGGGCTCGGTGGACGACAAGGTCGGCAAGCCGGGCAGCGAGGAGGTCGCCCTGGTCGCCGAGTTGCGCCGGATACCGGGGGGCGCGCGTACGGCCGACCTCAAGCCGCTGGCCCTCGCCGCCTTCGACCTCGTCCAGCGCCTCAACGAAGGCAAGTCCCTGGACTACAAGAAGAAGAGGTGA